The nucleotide window GGGAGCGACAGCGGACGCGCCTCGGAGCTCCTCCGGTGCGACGAGCCGAGGCCGAGGACTTGCTGACGCCCCGGGAGGCCGAAGTCGTCCGCCTGGTCGCCCGTGGCCGCACGAACGTGGAACTGGCCGCCGACCTCTACGTGTCGCTCTCCACCGTCAAGACACACCTGGCGAGCGTCCAGCGCAAACTGCGGGCCCGTAACCGTGTCGAGGTCGCGGCATGGGCCTGGGAGCACGGTTACTGCGCCGCCGGGGCCGACGACTGACCCCCTTGTCCGGACGTCGTGCCGGTTCCTCGATGAGCGCGAACACGCGGTCCGAGCCCACGAACCGGGTGCCGTCCGCGCCTGCCGCGCCGGAGGCTGTCGATCCGTCATCAGTCATCCGTCATCCGTGTCGGCTCCGGTGATTCGGAGGGCAGCCGTGAATCACACCGACAGGCATGAGTGACCCGCGGCAGGCCGTCGAACACCGCTGCACCAGAATCTCCTGTCGTTGACGGAGCGGGCAGGGCGGACGGAGCAGACAGGGCGGGCAGGACAGACGGATGCGTGGAACGGAGTGCCGGGGCAAAGTGGGTTGTATGACCATGATGCTCGCCGCCTTTGTTCTCGGTACTCCCGATCCCCCCGCGCTGGCCGACTTCTACCGGGCTCTGCTCGGCTGGGAGGAGGTCGATCGCGAGCAGGAATGGGTCCGCCTGAGGAATCCGGAACAAGAACGTCCCAGTATCAGCTTTCAGTTGGAGAGCGATCACACTCCTCCGACATGGCCGCAGAGCCCGGGCACCCAGCAGATGCAAGCGCACTTGGACCTGCAGGTCGATGACCTGGAGGCGGAGACCGAACGGGCCTGTGCCCTGGGCGCGACGCTGGAGGAGTACCAGCCGCAGAAGGACGTACGGGTCCTTCGTGACCCTCACGGCCATCCGTTCTGCCTCTTCCTCCCGGGCGCCTGAACCCGGGCGCCCGAACGTCGTCGGCTCGGCGCCGGGCCGACGACCGGCGGCCGACCTGGGCCAGCGCCGGCTGCTTGAACCCTGATACCGGATCGGCTCCCACCGCCCGGGTATGCGCGGTCCCGCGCCGTCGCGAGACGGCGCGGGACCATCGGGCCGCGGCGAAGGCGGTGTCCGCTCCGACGGTGTCTACCGCGGCCGGGGCCGGAGGGCAGTTCCCCTCGGCCGCATGGAGCGGCCGGCCGGCCGACCGGCCCGCCACGGCGCGCCGCTGGTGGGCGGAGGCCGCCGCCCTGGCCCGTCCCATCGACCACGCCGTGGCCCTGCTTCCGGTGCTCAGCGGTCTCGCCGTCCGCGCGGCCGTCCCGGTGGACCCGGACGCGGCCGGAACGCTGCTCGCCGAGCACCGCACTCTGCTACCACTGACACCGAGCCTGCTGTCAGCCCGGGAGGAACGCCTGGGCGAGGCCCGGTCCGCGCTCACCGCCCCTGCCCGCGTCGCCCGCTCGACCGGCCATCTCCCGGCGAAGCACTGTTGCTGACCGAGGTCGCCCGTCTCGGCGCAGCGAAGAAGGTCACGGACCGGTTGACTGGACTGGCCCGCACGTACGACGCCGGGTCCACCGGCCCCGCCGGACCTCAGCCACCGCTCACCGGGCCGCCGTGGCCGCCGCACTCACCGCATGCGAAGCGGAGCGGAAACATACCTCGGCCCCGAGCGGGGCTCTTCCATCTGGCCGCCGGACCTCCGGGAGCCGGCACCATGCCAAGAGTTCCGGGTCGACAACCCGCCGGACAATGTCTGCATCAACCTCCAGGTCCGGCCGGACCTGATCGCCAACCGGACGAACAGGACGATGAGCGTCCACTTGAACGCCAAGTGCGCGTTCTTCGTCCTGGACCTGGAACCCGGCCGCTCGGACGACGGGAACCGGCTTCCAGGCGCATCGCCGAACGGAAAACCGGCAGTCGGGCCGCGGTGGTCGAGGCGGGAGCGCCGACGACGAGGCCGGCCCGCGGCCCGCATGCGGTCGGCGAGCGCCCACCCCACCAGGCGCCGCGGCCGGGGCGAGCATGGTGACGCGGTGCTTGCGGCACAGGATGATCCAGGTCGGCGTGACGCGCCAGTGGCCCGTTTCCCACGAGCCGATGCATCGGATCCCCGTACATCCCCGTACATCCTGGAGCTCCGCGGATCTGCAAATGGGCGGGTCCCTCAGACGACGCGGACCCGGCGGGACGGACGAACAGGCGTCCTCTCGAACACTGGCAGGTCACCGGCCACCGCCTCGTCGAGTGAGGCCGGACACGGCATGTCGTCCGGGTGGGTGACGAGGCCGATCAGCGCGGCGAGTCGACGGCCGGCTGCTTGCAGGCCGGCGATCTCTGACTCGATACGGGTGTGTTCGGCCAGCAACCGTTCCGACAGGCCGGGACCGATGTGGCGGGCATCGATCGCGGGGAGGAGCGTGGCGAGCAGTTGGCTGTTGAGCCCGGCGGTGAAGAGCTGCTGGATGAGCTGGACCCGCGCCACGGACGACTCCGTGTAGATCCGTTGACCGCTGGCGGTGCGCTCCGGCTCCAGGAGGCCCTGCTCTTCGTAGTAGCGCAGAGCACGGGTGCTGACTCCGGCCCGTTCGGCCACCTCTCCGATGCGCATGGTCACCCTCCCGGCTCACGACGCGACTCGGAACGACTTGCCCTTCACGTCGACGTCAGGTCTTAGCGTACTCAGCGCGGACGGGAGACGCTCTCCCGTCGCTGTCGAAGGGACGATCATGCAGATCAGCGGAGCCGTCGCACTGGTGACCGGCGCCAACCGAGGCATCGGACGGCACTTCGTCGAACAGCTTCTGGCCGGCGGAGCCGAGAAGGTGTACGCCGCGGCCCGCCGCCCCGACCTCATGGACGTGAGTGATCCTCGCGTCGTCCCGCTGTACCTGGATCTCCTCGACGAGGAGTCGATCTCGAAGGCAGCGGCGGCGGCCCCAGACGTCACCCTGTTGGTCAACAACGCCGGCATCACCACGGGGGCCAACCTGCTGACCTCACCCGTCGACGACATCAGAACGGACCTCGAGACCCACCTGTTCGGTACGCTCCGAGTCATCCGCGCCTTCGCTCCGGTCCTGATCCGCAACGGAGAAGGCGCCATCGTGAACATCCTCTCCGTCCTGTCCTGGGTCGCCACCGCTGCCGGATCGGGGTCCTACTCCGTGGCCAAGGCCGCGGAATGGAACATGACCAACGGTGTCCGCGTGGAACTGGCCGGCCGGAACATTCTCGTCCAGGGAGTACATCTGGGGGCTGCCGACACCGACATGATGGCGGGAAGTGACGGACCCAAGATCGACCCGAGCGAGGTCGCGCGAGCCGGCCTCGCCGGAGTGG belongs to Streptomyces sp. V3I8 and includes:
- a CDS encoding MerR family transcriptional regulator, with the protein product MRIGEVAERAGVSTRALRYYEEQGLLEPERTASGQRIYTESSVARVQLIQQLFTAGLNSQLLATLLPAIDARHIGPGLSERLLAEHTRIESEIAGLQAAGRRLAALIGLVTHPDDMPCPASLDEAVAGDLPVFERTPVRPSRRVRVV
- a CDS encoding SDR family oxidoreductase, yielding MQISGAVALVTGANRGIGRHFVEQLLAGGAEKVYAAARRPDLMDVSDPRVVPLYLDLLDEESISKAAAAAPDVTLLVNNAGITTGANLLTSPVDDIRTDLETHLFGTLRVIRAFAPVLIRNGEGAIVNILSVLSWVATAAGSGSYSVAKAAEWNMTNGVRVELAGRNILVQGVHLGAADTDMMAGSDGPKIDPSEVARAGLAGVEAGAIEVLVDDPSRFVKAAFAGDPAQLYG
- a CDS encoding VOC family protein encodes the protein MTMMLAAFVLGTPDPPALADFYRALLGWEEVDREQEWVRLRNPEQERPSISFQLESDHTPPTWPQSPGTQQMQAHLDLQVDDLEAETERACALGATLEEYQPQKDVRVLRDPHGHPFCLFLPGA